From a single Tachypleus tridentatus isolate NWPU-2018 chromosome 6, ASM421037v1, whole genome shotgun sequence genomic region:
- the LOC143253016 gene encoding uncharacterized protein LOC143253016 translates to MALLTKSVPYFFFFLLMFSLTVGRPHDREKRSGISDQRLAEIETLIAMYKLNKNKEVTGPVAFGAFDPTILGKKKRSYRMSAFKNSHDSPLRAENTKNEEVFETPLTTGVLSLTNEDVLDHSYMDILHLRRLLARLRSINEQIQHDKTYKYYTKD, encoded by the exons ATGGCGTTACTGACGAAATCAGTTCcgtattttttcttctttcttctgaTGTTTAGTTTGACTGTTGGAAGACCACATGATAG agaaaagcGTAGTGGAATTTCTGATCAACGACTAGCTGAAATAGAGACATTAATCGCTATGTACAAATTGAACAAAAACAAGGAGGTGACAGGTCCCGTCGCTTTTGGGGCTTTTGACCCCACAATACT AGGAAAAAAGAAGAGGTCATATAGAATGTCTGCTTTCAAAAACAGCCACGACAGTCCTCTTCGAGCCGAGAACACGAAGAATGAAGAGGTCTTTGAGACGCCCTTGACTACTGGTGTTTTAAGCTTGACCAACGAAGATGTCCTTGACCACTCTTATATGGACATTCTTCATCTCAGGAGATTACTAGCCAGGCTACGCTCCATAAATGAACAAATCCAACACGATAAAACATACA aatatTATACGAAGGACTAA